The proteins below come from a single Chloroflexota bacterium genomic window:
- a CDS encoding nicotinamide-nucleotide amidohydrolase family protein: protein MLDLNRLAEALTERALTVAVGESATGGLLSYLLSSAPGASRYFLGAVTAYANDAKSELLAVPDDAFAGGAVSEPVALAMARGARALFRADVAIADTGIAGPGGATDTKPVGLFYVALSARRALSARDGYETVRTLHLTGDREQVRRAAADAALTLLAEYADALPTP from the coding sequence ATGCTTGACCTCAACCGCCTCGCCGAAGCCCTCACCGAGCGCGCCCTCACCGTCGCCGTCGGCGAGTCCGCGACGGGCGGCCTCCTCAGCTACCTCCTCTCCTCCGCACCCGGCGCGTCCCGCTACTTCCTCGGCGCCGTCACCGCCTACGCCAACGACGCCAAGTCCGAGCTCCTCGCCGTCCCCGACGACGCCTTCGCAGGCGGCGCCGTCAGCGAGCCCGTCGCCCTCGCGATGGCCCGCGGCGCCCGAGCCCTCTTCCGCGCAGACGTCGCCATCGCCGACACTGGCATCGCCGGCCCCGGCGGCGCAACCGACACCAAGCCCGTCGGCCTCTTCTACGTCGCCTTGTCTGCAAGGCGCGCCCTATCCGCCCGCGACGGCTACGAGACCGTCCGCACCCTGCACCTCACCGGCGACCGCGAGCAGGTCCGCCGCGCAGCCGCCGACGCCGCCCTCACGCTCCTCGCCGAATACGCAGACGCCCTCCCGACCCCCTGA
- a CDS encoding Rieske 2Fe-2S domain-containing protein, with protein sequence MLTREDNEMLTQVGPGTPMGELMREYWMPFGLSNELPEADCPPVRVMLLCEELVAFRDSNGKVGLVDNYCPHRRASLFFGRNEEQGLRCVYHGWKFDTTGSCVDMPSEPAESNFKDKVKIKAYPVEERGGIMWTYMGPRANPPGLPELPSNMMEDVVVSAYMRPCNWMQALEGDIDTVHTLYLHLGLTQYEDTPVGSWAWWHLQNRAPHYAAIDTDFGTMYGAYRPAMEGMNYWRFANFLMPFYAMTPPGVLGLEHKFRAWVPMDDTHTLAISSNQRSPLFGPNGERPKGKWASGATETYPNGTGFFDRFRCVADMDNDFQIDRERQKTESFAGLNSIFLEDQAVTVSMDPIVDREKERLGTSDQMIIRSRRRLLRAARSLQEGETPPGVDNPEVYAVRSGGAMLPIGCDWYEATKDFRDGWIDHPELDRAIIGGVPAV encoded by the coding sequence ATGCTCACACGCGAAGACAATGAGATGCTCACTCAGGTTGGGCCGGGGACGCCGATGGGCGAGTTGATGCGGGAGTACTGGATGCCCTTCGGACTCTCCAACGAGCTGCCGGAGGCGGACTGCCCGCCCGTCCGCGTCATGCTGCTTTGCGAGGAGCTGGTCGCGTTCCGTGACAGCAACGGCAAGGTGGGCCTGGTCGACAACTACTGCCCGCACCGCCGGGCGAGCCTGTTCTTCGGCCGGAACGAGGAGCAGGGCCTCCGCTGCGTGTACCACGGCTGGAAGTTCGACACCACCGGTTCCTGTGTCGACATGCCGTCGGAGCCGGCGGAGAGCAACTTCAAGGACAAGGTCAAGATCAAGGCGTACCCCGTCGAGGAGCGCGGCGGCATCATGTGGACGTACATGGGGCCTCGGGCCAACCCGCCGGGGCTGCCGGAGCTGCCGTCGAACATGATGGAGGACGTGGTTGTATCGGCGTACATGCGGCCGTGCAACTGGATGCAGGCGCTGGAGGGCGACATCGACACGGTCCACACGCTGTACCTGCACCTGGGCCTGACCCAGTACGAGGACACGCCGGTGGGAAGCTGGGCGTGGTGGCACCTGCAGAACCGGGCGCCGCACTACGCGGCCATCGACACGGACTTCGGGACGATGTACGGGGCGTACCGGCCGGCGATGGAGGGGATGAACTACTGGCGCTTCGCCAACTTCCTGATGCCGTTCTACGCGATGACGCCGCCCGGCGTGCTGGGGCTGGAGCACAAGTTCCGCGCCTGGGTGCCGATGGACGACACCCACACGCTGGCGATCTCGTCGAACCAGCGGTCGCCGCTGTTTGGGCCCAACGGCGAGCGGCCGAAGGGCAAGTGGGCGTCCGGCGCGACCGAGACGTACCCCAACGGCACCGGCTTCTTCGACCGCTTCCGCTGCGTCGCCGACATGGACAACGACTTCCAGATTGACCGCGAGAGGCAGAAGACCGAGTCCTTCGCCGGCCTGAACAGCATCTTCCTGGAGGACCAGGCGGTGACCGTCAGCATGGACCCGATCGTGGACCGCGAGAAGGAGCGGCTGGGGACGAGCGACCAGATGATCATCCGCTCGCGGCGGCGCCTGCTTCGGGCCGCGCGCTCGTTGCAGGAGGGGGAGACCCCGCCCGGCGTCGACAACCCGGAGGTGTACGCGGTGCGGTCGGGCGGCGCGATGCTGCCCATCGGCTGCGACTGGTACGAGGCGACGAAGGACTTCCGCGACGGTTGGATCGACCACCCGGAGCTCGACCGCGCCATCATCGGCGGCGTGCCGGCGGTGTAG